In Pirellulales bacterium, a single genomic region encodes these proteins:
- a CDS encoding glucuronate isomerase: MSQELRQRLFNELENLVLIDPHTHINAHQPASVNLADILGYHYYTELAHSAGLSRERIEEPGLATKEKVGRLVAAMAPLENTIQYSWFIETARELLGFKDDKLTPQNWEALFDSAQKQMSQPDYAARVMKQSKLEAVFLTNDFDDALTGFDTRTFIPCLRTDDLVFHFAKPTVPERLQRATGIAVKNAATLRQAIGKLFDHFVKQNCRACAVSLPPDFAPTKVDATAADHAVQAALEPAATISVLHQRDLSNFVFWTLAEFCVEYRLPFDLMIGVNRAVYRGGVYQGQDLYDSRVSLIQYRELLNAFPQVVFPISVLASVTNQELTSYAWIFPNVVTNGHWWYSNTPTYIEHDASARLEAVPRTKQIGYYSDMYKLEFALPKFRMYKRILAKILAEKFCQDRSWSEERAVALGHDVLRGNVERVFFGKQQ, translated from the coding sequence ATGTCTCAAGAACTTCGCCAACGTTTGTTCAATGAGCTCGAAAATCTCGTACTCATCGATCCGCACACGCACATCAACGCCCATCAGCCGGCCAGCGTTAACCTGGCAGATATTCTCGGATATCACTATTACACAGAGCTGGCCCATTCCGCCGGCCTGTCGCGGGAGCGCATCGAAGAGCCCGGCCTGGCGACGAAGGAAAAAGTCGGCCGCCTGGTGGCTGCCATGGCGCCGCTGGAAAACACCATTCAGTACAGTTGGTTCATCGAAACCGCCCGCGAACTGCTCGGCTTCAAAGACGACAAGCTCACGCCGCAAAATTGGGAAGCGCTGTTCGATTCCGCCCAAAAGCAAATGAGCCAGCCCGATTACGCCGCCCGCGTGATGAAGCAATCGAAACTGGAAGCGGTGTTCCTCACCAACGATTTTGACGATGCCCTCACCGGATTCGATACCCGCACGTTCATCCCCTGCCTGCGCACCGACGATCTGGTATTTCACTTCGCCAAGCCCACCGTGCCGGAGCGGCTGCAACGGGCCACCGGCATCGCCGTGAAAAACGCCGCCACGCTGCGGCAAGCCATCGGCAAGCTGTTCGATCACTTCGTCAAGCAAAACTGTCGGGCCTGCGCCGTCTCGCTCCCGCCCGATTTCGCGCCGACCAAAGTCGATGCCACCGCCGCCGATCATGCCGTGCAGGCGGCGCTGGAGCCGGCGGCCACCATCAGCGTGCTGCACCAGCGCGATCTATCCAACTTTGTTTTCTGGACGCTGGCCGAATTCTGCGTGGAATATCGCCTGCCGTTCGATTTAATGATTGGCGTCAATCGGGCGGTCTACCGCGGCGGCGTTTATCAGGGGCAAGATTTATACGACAGCCGCGTCTCGCTGATCCAATATCGCGAGCTGCTCAACGCCTTCCCGCAAGTCGTGTTCCCCATTTCCGTGCTGGCCAGCGTCACCAACCAGGAGCTCACCAGTTACGCCTGGATTTTCCCCAACGTGGTGACCAACGGGCATTGGTGGTACAGCAACACGCCCACCTACATCGAGCACGATGCCTCCGCCCGGCTGGAAGCCGTCCCCCGCACCAAGCAAATCGGCTACTACTCCGACATGTACAAGCTGGAATTCGCCCTGCCCAAGTTCCGCATGTACAAGCGCATTTTGGCAAAGATCCTCGCCGAAAAGTTTTGCCAAGACCGCTCCTGGAGCGAAGAGCGCGCGGTGGCGCTAGGCCACGATGTGCTGCGAGGGAATGTGGAGCGGGTGTTTTTCGGGAAGCAACAGTAA
- a CDS encoding amylo-alpha-1,6-glucosidase gives MSLPLNNCTEWLEPDGLGGFASGTTSGERARRYHALLLAATQPPTGRMVLVNGFDAWIETPAGRFPISTQRYSPNVLYPDNAPALKKFQIDPWPQWTFSLPDGTTLVQELFVPHGLAACCLRWTFNGQTHAALTMRPLMSGRDYHSTHHENSAFRFEPITRNDWLVWQPYDGVPEICALTNGQYTHTPVWYRKFLYVQEQERGLDYTEDLASPGTWQFDLSQPAVLIWTAQGNELSITCAAKSATAEGAWTELAHSEQQRRSHFPTPLHRSADAFLVRRGTGRTVIAGYPWFTDWGRDTFVSLRGLCLALGKLDVALEILLAWSATVSEGMLPNRFPDSGDVEFNSVDASLWFIIAVHELLHSAAQHGQPIGAEDRATLEQAVLAIVKGYSRGTRYGIRQDTDSLLAAGQPGMQLTWMDAKIGDHVVTPRSGKPVEVQALWLNALWIAGRIDRRWTAVFENAQAQFERRFWNSAAGCLYDVIDVDHRPGTADASIRPNQIFAVGGLPLSILHGDRARRIVDCVETHLLTPPGLRSLAPGSPGYAPQCIGPPEQRDAAYHQGTVWPWLIGPFVEAWVRVRGGTPGAKKQALEKFLPPLVAHLHSYGLNHISEITDAEPPFTARGCPFQAWSLGEFLRLQYCVLQD, from the coding sequence ATGTCATTGCCACTTAATAACTGCACCGAATGGCTGGAACCCGATGGCCTGGGCGGTTTCGCCAGCGGCACCACCAGCGGCGAGCGGGCCCGCCGTTACCATGCCCTGCTTCTCGCTGCTACCCAACCGCCGACCGGCCGCATGGTGTTGGTCAACGGTTTTGATGCTTGGATCGAAACGCCGGCGGGCCGCTTCCCCATTTCCACGCAGCGCTACTCTCCCAACGTCCTCTACCCCGACAATGCTCCCGCATTAAAAAAATTTCAAATCGATCCTTGGCCGCAGTGGACGTTTTCCCTTCCCGACGGCACAACACTCGTGCAAGAACTGTTCGTGCCGCACGGCCTCGCCGCTTGCTGCCTGCGTTGGACTTTCAACGGTCAGACCCACGCCGCACTCACGATGCGCCCGTTGATGTCGGGCCGCGATTATCATTCCACGCATCACGAAAATTCCGCCTTCCGCTTTGAGCCAATAACGCGAAATGACTGGCTCGTCTGGCAGCCTTACGACGGTGTGCCGGAAATCTGTGCGCTAACCAACGGGCAATACACACACACGCCGGTCTGGTATCGCAAGTTTTTGTACGTGCAGGAACAAGAGCGTGGCCTGGATTACACCGAAGACCTGGCCTCGCCGGGCACGTGGCAGTTCGATTTGTCCCAGCCGGCGGTGTTGATTTGGACGGCTCAAGGAAATGAATTGTCGATCACTTGCGCCGCAAAGAGCGCAACCGCAGAAGGAGCGTGGACTGAACTCGCACACAGCGAGCAACAGCGCCGTTCCCACTTCCCCACGCCGCTGCACCGCTCGGCCGATGCGTTTCTTGTCCGCCGTGGAACCGGCCGCACTGTTATCGCCGGCTATCCTTGGTTCACCGATTGGGGGCGCGATACATTCGTTTCGCTCCGCGGCCTGTGCCTGGCGCTGGGCAAACTCGATGTGGCCTTGGAGATTCTGCTCGCTTGGTCCGCGACGGTAAGCGAAGGCATGTTGCCGAATCGGTTTCCCGATTCCGGCGATGTCGAATTCAACTCCGTCGATGCGTCGCTGTGGTTCATCATTGCCGTGCACGAGTTGCTCCACTCCGCCGCACAACACGGCCAACCGATCGGCGCTGAAGATCGCGCGACACTCGAACAGGCTGTGCTGGCCATCGTGAAAGGTTATTCCCGCGGCACGCGCTACGGAATCCGGCAAGATACAGATAGTTTGCTCGCCGCCGGACAGCCCGGCATGCAGCTCACGTGGATGGATGCCAAAATTGGCGATCATGTTGTCACGCCACGCAGCGGCAAGCCGGTCGAAGTGCAGGCCCTGTGGTTGAACGCACTGTGGATTGCCGGCCGCATCGACCGCCGCTGGACCGCCGTATTCGAAAATGCTCAAGCTCAATTTGAGCGCCGGTTTTGGAATTCCGCTGCCGGCTGCTTGTACGACGTAATTGATGTCGATCACCGCCCCGGCACAGCCGATGCATCAATTCGCCCGAACCAAATTTTCGCCGTCGGCGGCTTGCCCTTGTCGATTCTGCACGGCGATCGGGCTCGCCGCATTGTCGATTGTGTCGAAACCCACTTGCTCACACCACCGGGTTTGCGATCGCTGGCTCCCGGCTCGCCAGGCTATGCCCCGCAGTGCATTGGCCCGCCCGAACAGCGCGACGCCGCCTATCATCAAGGCACGGTCTGGCCGTGGCTAATCGGTCCGTTTGTCGAGGCCTGGGTTCGTGTCCGCGGCGGCACGCCCGGCGCTAAAAAGCAAGCCCTCGAAAAGTTCCTGCCGCCCCTGGTGGCCCATTTGCATTCGTACGGCCTGAACCACATTTCCGAAATCACCGACGCCGAGCCCCCCTTCACCGCGCGCGGCTGCCCCTTCCAAGCCTGGTCGCTGGGGGAATTTCTGCGGCTGCAGTATTGCGTGCTGCAAGATTAG
- a CDS encoding glucosidase: MPNHKQSNHQQHSGDGAAASPIHTTAEQRRLDEAKRGQQPWRQWGAYVSERQWGCVREDYSPYGTAWDYFPHDEARSRAYRWGDDGLAGVCDDHGQLYLSLALWNEQDPILKERLFGLNNSEGNHGEDVKECYWYLDALPTHSYLKMLYKYPQRAYPYDRLVQENRNRDKKQPEFELIDTGIFDDNRYFDVFVEYAKANPHDVLMQITVINRGPDEARLHVLPQLWFRNIWSWRPEFNKPSMSRVEPGTVAADHYSLGRYHWYVDGDAELLFCDNDTNVRRLFGMHDAPGYFKDAFHEYVIHNKHEAVNSALTGTKAGAHFTLTVPAGGSQTIRTRLVQRPLSPAFADFDTMLVRLRSEADEFYGRLQHNLEDPDARAVQRQALAGLVWSQQFYHYDVARWLRGDELQPTPPAERRHGRNASWMHLKCREIMSVPDKWEFNWFAAWDLAFHCVGLALIDAEYAKEQLVLLGREWFMHPNGQLPAYEWAFGDVNPPVHAWAAWRVYQIDRARHGHHGDLKFLERVFHKLLLNFTWWVNRKDAQNRNVFDGGFLGLDNIAVFDRSAPLPTGMQISEADSTGWMAMYCLNLMRMALELALHDSAYESIASKFFEHFLSIVEAMNHVGCRAAEDGGIGMWDDEDEWYCSVAQVDSSPPIRMKSFSMIGLIPLFAVETLEPQEMARLPEFTSRLLWLREHRKDLADLVAEWKLPGVGERRLLAMMRGHRMKRVLARMLHETEFLSDYGVRSLSKWHQDHPIVIQFAGQPYRLDYEPGESEGGLFGGNSNWRGPIWFPVNYLLIESLQKFHHYYGDDFKIECPTGSGKYLTLLEVANELSRRLTKIFLRDENGRRPVFGQYDKFQTDPNFNGNPWFHEYFHGDNGRGLGANHQTGWTALVAKLLQPKRTPRHGPSATHNGNNHGVTETPSSGPNVEKVKTEKVKV; encoded by the coding sequence ATGCCCAACCATAAACAGAGCAACCATCAGCAACATTCTGGCGACGGTGCTGCGGCATCCCCCATTCACACCACCGCCGAACAGCGCCGGCTGGACGAAGCCAAGCGCGGCCAACAACCGTGGCGGCAATGGGGCGCTTATGTGAGCGAGCGGCAATGGGGCTGCGTGCGCGAAGATTACAGCCCTTACGGCACCGCTTGGGATTATTTTCCGCACGATGAGGCCCGCAGCCGCGCTTATCGCTGGGGGGACGATGGCCTGGCCGGCGTGTGCGATGACCATGGGCAACTCTATCTTTCGCTGGCCTTGTGGAATGAGCAGGACCCCATCTTGAAAGAGCGCTTGTTCGGGCTGAACAACAGCGAAGGGAATCATGGCGAAGATGTGAAGGAGTGCTATTGGTATTTGGACGCGCTGCCGACCCACTCGTATTTGAAAATGCTGTACAAGTATCCGCAGCGGGCGTATCCGTACGATCGGTTGGTGCAAGAAAACCGCAACCGCGACAAGAAGCAGCCGGAATTCGAGCTAATCGACACCGGCATTTTCGACGACAACCGCTACTTTGACGTGTTTGTGGAATACGCCAAGGCCAATCCGCACGATGTGCTAATGCAAATTACCGTAATCAATCGCGGGCCTGACGAGGCCCGGCTGCACGTGCTGCCGCAACTATGGTTTCGCAACATTTGGTCGTGGCGTCCGGAATTCAACAAGCCGAGCATGTCGCGCGTGGAGCCAGGCACGGTCGCCGCCGACCACTATTCGCTGGGTCGCTATCACTGGTATGTCGATGGCGATGCAGAATTGTTGTTTTGCGACAACGACACCAACGTCCGCCGGCTGTTCGGCATGCACGATGCCCCCGGCTACTTCAAAGACGCCTTCCACGAATATGTGATTCATAACAAACACGAGGCGGTGAATTCCGCCCTAACCGGCACCAAAGCTGGGGCGCATTTTACACTGACGGTTCCCGCCGGCGGCTCACAAACCATTCGCACACGACTTGTTCAGCGGCCGTTGAGCCCGGCATTTGCCGATTTCGACACCATGCTGGTTCGCCTGCGCAGTGAAGCCGATGAATTTTATGGTCGGCTGCAACACAATCTGGAAGATCCCGACGCCCGAGCCGTGCAGCGGCAAGCGCTGGCCGGCTTGGTGTGGAGCCAACAATTTTATCATTACGATGTGGCCCGTTGGCTGCGCGGCGACGAACTACAACCGACTCCGCCAGCGGAGCGCCGCCACGGCCGCAACGCCAGTTGGATGCATCTGAAGTGCCGCGAAATTATGTCCGTCCCCGACAAATGGGAATTCAACTGGTTCGCTGCCTGGGATTTGGCGTTTCACTGCGTGGGGCTGGCGCTGATCGATGCCGAATACGCCAAGGAGCAGCTCGTGCTATTGGGCCGCGAATGGTTCATGCACCCCAACGGTCAACTCCCGGCTTACGAATGGGCCTTTGGCGACGTGAATCCGCCGGTGCACGCATGGGCGGCGTGGCGAGTGTATCAAATCGATCGGGCCCGTCATGGCCATCACGGCGATTTGAAATTTTTGGAGCGCGTGTTTCACAAGCTGCTGTTGAACTTCACCTGGTGGGTCAACCGCAAAGACGCCCAAAACCGCAACGTGTTCGACGGCGGCTTCCTGGGGCTGGATAACATCGCCGTGTTCGATCGCAGCGCCCCGCTCCCCACCGGCATGCAGATTTCCGAAGCCGACAGCACCGGCTGGATGGCCATGTACTGTTTGAACCTGATGCGCATGGCGCTGGAGCTGGCCCTGCACGATTCGGCCTACGAAAGCATCGCCAGCAAATTCTTCGAGCACTTTTTGTCGATTGTCGAAGCCATGAACCACGTCGGCTGCCGGGCCGCCGAAGATGGCGGCATTGGCATGTGGGACGACGAGGACGAATGGTATTGCTCGGTTGCCCAAGTCGATTCCAGCCCGCCGATCCGGATGAAATCGTTTTCGATGATCGGTCTGATTCCGCTGTTTGCCGTCGAAACGCTGGAGCCTCAGGAAATGGCGCGACTGCCGGAATTCACCTCCCGCCTGCTCTGGCTGCGCGAACACCGCAAAGACCTGGCCGATTTGGTCGCCGAGTGGAAATTGCCCGGCGTAGGCGAGCGCCGCTTGCTGGCCATGATGCGCGGCCACCGCATGAAGCGCGTTTTGGCCCGCATGCTGCACGAGACGGAATTTCTGTCCGATTACGGCGTGCGCTCACTTTCCAAGTGGCACCAAGACCACCCGATTGTCATTCAATTCGCCGGCCAGCCGTATCGGCTCGATTATGAGCCCGGCGAATCGGAGGGGGGATTGTTCGGAGGCAACTCGAACTGGCGCGGGCCCATTTGGTTCCCGGTGAATTATTTGCTGATCGAATCGTTGCAGAAGTTTCATCATTATTACGGCGACGATTTCAAAATCGAGTGCCCCACCGGTTCCGGCAAATATCTCACGCTGCTGGAAGTGGCCAACGAACTTAGCCGCCGCCTGACCAAAATTTTCCTGCGCGATGAAAACGGCCGGCGGCCCGTGTTCGGCCAGTACGATAAATTTCAGACCGATCCGAATTTCAACGGCAATCCGTGGTTTCACGAATACTTCCACGGCGATAACGGCCGCGGGCTGGGCGCGAATCATCAAACCGGCTGGACCGCCCTAGTGGCCAAGCTGCTGCAACCCAAGCGCACACCCCGCCACGGCCCCTCCGCGACTCACAACGGAAATAACCACGGAGTCACGGAGACACCGAGCAGCGGGCCGAATGTGGAAAAAGTGAAAACAGAAAAAGTGAAGGTTTGA
- a CDS encoding nucleotidyltransferase family protein yields the protein MDRTFDQSAELGSPEVWQQYLMAIDRVTQRMERIISALQAANIEHALVGGQAVALWVATRDPAAVRTTKDIDLLVRRDDLPRVRAAGLAAGFDYFEALGVGMLLDRADPNPRHAVHLIWAGEIARSGEKHPMPTLNSSQCWEGKWRAASVLDLVLMKLVANRDQDRVHLRDMIDVGLIDRKLCEQLPADLRTQLDLLMAEAGR from the coding sequence ATGGATCGCACTTTCGATCAATCCGCGGAACTGGGTTCGCCAGAGGTCTGGCAGCAATATCTGATGGCCATCGACCGCGTTACCCAGCGAATGGAACGAATTATTTCCGCGCTGCAGGCGGCGAATATCGAACATGCGCTGGTCGGTGGCCAGGCGGTGGCATTGTGGGTGGCTACGCGCGATCCGGCAGCGGTGCGCACGACTAAAGATATTGATCTTTTGGTTCGACGCGACGATTTGCCCCGAGTGCGTGCCGCCGGCCTGGCGGCCGGTTTCGATTATTTCGAAGCGCTTGGCGTAGGCATGTTGCTGGATCGGGCCGATCCGAACCCACGACACGCCGTGCATTTGATTTGGGCCGGCGAAATTGCGCGCTCGGGAGAGAAGCACCCCATGCCGACGCTAAACTCGTCGCAGTGCTGGGAGGGAAAATGGCGTGCGGCTTCGGTGCTGGATTTGGTCCTGATGAAGCTGGTGGCTAACCGCGATCAAGATCGCGTCCATTTGCGCGACATGATCGACGTGGGATTGATCGACCGTAAGCTATGTGAACAATTGCCTGCCGATCTGCGCACGCAATTGGACCTACTGATGGCGGAAGCCGGACGGTGA
- a CDS encoding ThuA domain-containing protein has product MKSLKNVPGWVLLVGFVCGSVSHFAVPEATAQDSALKKPGASAAVPVKKILFIAGKPSHPYAQHEFNAGCTLLAKCLNGSGLPVEATVANNGWPSDPKVFDGVNAVILYCDGGDKHMAIDHLDDLEALVKKGVGMGALHFGVEVPAGRAGDDFLNAIGGFFETNWSVNPTWKADFKQLPEHPVTRGVKPFAIYDEWYFHMRFPENMAGVTPILSAVPPASTMSRKDGPHEGNPTVRAEVSQGVPQVMAWVVQRPDGSRGFGFTGAHYHWNWGNDNFRKLVLNMICWIAKVDVPAEGVTSKTPTVDELMANMDPKPLDAKFDREHFKQMLDEWNAAK; this is encoded by the coding sequence ATGAAATCGCTTAAAAATGTTCCAGGCTGGGTCCTGCTGGTGGGATTCGTTTGCGGGAGCGTTAGCCATTTTGCTGTTCCCGAAGCCACTGCGCAAGACAGCGCGCTAAAAAAGCCCGGGGCCAGCGCGGCGGTTCCTGTGAAAAAAATTCTGTTCATTGCCGGAAAGCCGAGCCATCCGTATGCGCAGCACGAGTTCAATGCCGGTTGCACACTGCTGGCCAAGTGCTTGAACGGCAGCGGCCTGCCCGTGGAAGCGACGGTGGCGAACAACGGCTGGCCGAGCGATCCCAAAGTGTTCGACGGCGTGAATGCGGTCATCCTGTATTGCGATGGCGGCGACAAGCACATGGCGATCGACCATTTGGACGACCTGGAAGCGCTCGTGAAAAAAGGAGTCGGCATGGGCGCCTTGCACTTCGGCGTGGAAGTGCCGGCGGGGCGCGCGGGGGATGATTTTTTGAATGCGATCGGCGGATTTTTTGAAACCAACTGGTCGGTCAATCCCACTTGGAAGGCCGATTTCAAACAGCTTCCGGAGCATCCGGTGACGCGGGGAGTGAAACCGTTTGCCATTTACGACGAATGGTATTTCCACATGCGGTTTCCGGAAAACATGGCCGGCGTGACGCCGATTCTGAGCGCAGTGCCGCCGGCTAGCACCATGTCGCGCAAGGACGGCCCGCATGAAGGGAATCCGACCGTGCGGGCAGAAGTGTCGCAAGGCGTGCCGCAGGTTATGGCCTGGGTGGTGCAGCGGCCTGACGGAAGCCGCGGCTTCGGCTTCACGGGGGCCCATTACCATTGGAATTGGGGGAACGACAATTTCCGCAAGCTGGTGCTCAACATGATTTGCTGGATTGCCAAGGTCGATGTCCCCGCCGAGGGCGTAACTTCCAAAACCCCGACGGTCGACGAGCTGATGGCCAACATGGACCCCAAGCCGCTGGATGCGAAGTTCGATCGGGAGCATTTTAAGCAAATGCTCGACGAGTGGAATGCGGCGAAATAA
- a CDS encoding 3-dehydroquinate synthase, protein MRLATRSLMPDQYFHFRIPNPREAADQAGSADVSFSVPQVHRVRFTHDVFGADAAVLVDLLEAPDTLPALSQRERVKEPARVQFWLDSHVAEAQPELTQRIHALARKYRDRMALAGNVQIVPGGEEVKNDIHILERMLKVFHAHDLDRRSYVAVIGGGAVLDAVGFAAAIAHRGLRLVRLPTTTLAQADSGIGVKNAVNAFQKKNWIGTFAVPWGVINDAGLLATLPERDFLCGFVEAVKVSLLKDPAFFSQLCELAPRFRRREMDVCLPVIRRSAQLHLAHITQGGDPFEMLEARPLDFGHWSAHKLEVLSNFELRHGEAVAIGVAIDTIYSSLATSLAEEKSQQVLRCLKDLGFTLDSPHLRDAETLLAGLEEFRQHLGGRLTLTMLHDIGQPVEVHEIDRRLMCQAIETLSRFEAAKSQH, encoded by the coding sequence TTGCGTTTGGCCACACGCTCGCTGATGCCCGACCAATACTTTCATTTTCGCATTCCTAATCCGCGCGAAGCTGCCGATCAGGCTGGATCGGCAGATGTTTCTTTCTCCGTGCCCCAGGTACACCGGGTGCGGTTCACGCACGATGTGTTTGGGGCGGATGCGGCGGTGCTGGTCGATTTACTGGAAGCGCCGGACACCCTCCCGGCCCTTTCCCAAAGGGAGAGGGTGAAAGAGCCGGCGCGAGTGCAGTTTTGGCTCGATTCGCACGTGGCGGAAGCCCAGCCTGAGTTGACGCAGCGGATTCATGCGCTGGCGCGGAAATATCGTGATCGAATGGCTTTGGCGGGCAACGTGCAAATTGTGCCCGGCGGCGAGGAGGTGAAAAACGACATTCACATTTTGGAGCGGATGTTGAAGGTGTTTCACGCACATGATTTGGATCGCCGCAGTTATGTGGCGGTGATTGGCGGCGGCGCCGTGCTGGATGCCGTGGGGTTTGCCGCGGCGATTGCCCATCGCGGGTTGCGGCTGGTGCGGTTGCCCACCACCACGCTGGCCCAGGCCGACAGTGGCATCGGCGTGAAAAACGCCGTCAACGCCTTTCAAAAGAAGAATTGGATCGGCACATTTGCGGTGCCCTGGGGCGTAATCAACGATGCGGGGCTGCTGGCCACGTTGCCGGAACGCGATTTTCTGTGCGGATTTGTCGAGGCGGTAAAAGTATCGCTGCTCAAGGACCCGGCTTTTTTCTCCCAGTTGTGTGAATTGGCGCCGCGGTTTCGGCGGCGAGAGATGGACGTTTGCTTGCCGGTGATTCGCCGCTCGGCCCAGTTGCACTTAGCGCACATTACGCAGGGGGGCGATCCGTTCGAAATGTTGGAAGCCCGGCCACTGGATTTCGGCCATTGGAGCGCGCACAAGCTGGAAGTGCTGTCGAACTTTGAGTTGCGGCACGGCGAGGCGGTGGCGATTGGCGTGGCCATCGACACAATTTATTCATCGCTGGCGACCAGTTTGGCGGAAGAAAAATCGCAGCAAGTATTGCGCTGTCTGAAGGATTTGGGCTTCACACTCGATTCGCCGCATTTGCGCGATGCAGAAACCTTGCTGGCGGGACTGGAAGAGTTCCGTCAGCATTTAGGCGGCCGGCTAACCTTGACGATGCTGCATGACATCGGCCAGCCGGTGGAAGTGCACGAAATCGACCGCCGACTGATGTGCCAGGCGATTGAGACATTAAGCCGGTTTGAAGCCGCGAAGTCGCAGCATTGA
- a CDS encoding 3-deoxy-7-phosphoheptulonate synthase produces the protein MRQTENINVGRIEPLISPQQLKTEQPLTEKAAEVVVDSREVVKKILAGDDARLLVIVGPCSIHDEKSALDYAQRLSKLARGVQDRLFLLMRVYFEKPRTTVGWKGLINDPHLNDTFDISGGLRIARRILLRVAEMGLPTATEMLEPITPQYIADLITLASIGARTTESPTHRQMASGLSMPVGYKNGTDGSLQVALDAMMAARTPHAFLGIDNEGRTCVVHSQGNPWECLILRGGRSGPNYSSDSIKFAADELARHHLPSRLIVDCSHANSNKDFRRQCVVWNSVADQFVEGNPAIAGVMLESNLVEGSQKVPADIKQLQYGVSITDPCIGWEETESLILAAHAKLSATPV, from the coding sequence ATGCGTCAAACCGAAAACATCAACGTTGGCCGAATTGAGCCGCTGATTTCGCCACAACAACTCAAAACCGAGCAGCCGCTGACTGAGAAAGCGGCGGAAGTGGTGGTCGATTCGCGCGAGGTAGTCAAAAAAATACTCGCCGGCGACGATGCCCGATTGCTGGTGATCGTGGGCCCCTGCTCCATTCACGATGAAAAATCTGCCCTGGACTATGCCCAGCGGCTGTCCAAACTTGCCCGTGGCGTGCAAGACCGGTTGTTTCTGTTGATGCGAGTTTACTTCGAAAAGCCGCGCACCACCGTCGGCTGGAAGGGGCTGATTAACGATCCGCACCTGAACGACACCTTCGATATCAGCGGCGGCCTGCGCATTGCCCGCCGCATTTTACTGCGCGTGGCGGAGATGGGCTTGCCCACGGCCACCGAAATGTTGGAGCCCATCACGCCGCAATATATTGCCGATTTAATTACCCTGGCCTCGATCGGGGCCCGCACCACCGAAAGCCCCACGCATCGGCAAATGGCTAGCGGGTTATCCATGCCCGTGGGTTACAAAAACGGCACCGACGGCAGCCTGCAAGTGGCGCTCGACGCCATGATGGCCGCCCGCACGCCGCACGCTTTCCTGGGCATCGACAACGAGGGGCGCACTTGCGTGGTCCATTCGCAGGGAAATCCGTGGGAATGCTTAATTTTGCGCGGCGGCCGCTCCGGGCCGAATTATTCGTCCGACAGCATTAAATTCGCCGCCGATGAGCTGGCCCGGCACCACTTGCCGTCACGACTCATCGTCGATTGCAGCCATGCCAACAGCAACAAAGATTTCCGCCGTCAGTGCGTGGTGTGGAACAGCGTGGCCGATCAATTTGTGGAGGGGAACCCGGCCATCGCCGGCGTGATGTTGGAAAGCAACCTGGTCGAAGGGAGCCAAAAGGTGCCGGCCGATATCAAGCAATTGCAATACGGCGTGTCGATTACCGATCCGTGCATCGGCTGGGAAGAAACCGAGAGTTTAATTCTCGCCGCGCACGCAAAGCTTTCTGCCACACCGGTTTAA